In Janthinobacterium rivuli, a single genomic region encodes these proteins:
- a CDS encoding YeiH family protein → MSSLSTTNTSNFSDRYGRLLPGLLLSGVVAYGAIQLGKLEWMQSHGMSALTLAIMLGIVLGNSVYGRLAPTCGAGVAFSKQTLLRLGIILYGFRLTFQDIGQVGLAGIAIDALVLASTFGLAMFLGTKVFKLERNSAILIGAGSSICGAAAVMATEPVVKGRSEDVTVAVSTVVVFGTIAIFLYPLLYQLNQGWHLLGATPTAFGVYIGSTVHEVAQVVAAGKSIGQEAANAAVIAKMVRVMMLAPFLVILSAVLARGKSKGGNHDKASKLAIPWFAFIFIGVVAFNSLGLLPAGTVATITELDTVLLAMAMAALGLTTHMSAIRRAGIKPLLLAGLLFCWLIAGGAAINHVVASLFA, encoded by the coding sequence ATGTCATCCCTTTCAACGACGAACACAAGCAATTTCAGCGACCGCTACGGCCGCCTTCTGCCCGGCCTGCTGCTAAGCGGCGTGGTCGCCTATGGCGCCATTCAATTGGGCAAGCTGGAATGGATGCAAAGCCACGGCATGAGCGCCCTGACCCTGGCCATCATGCTGGGCATTGTGCTGGGCAACAGTGTGTATGGCCGCCTGGCACCCACGTGCGGCGCGGGCGTGGCCTTTTCCAAGCAGACATTATTACGACTTGGCATCATCTTGTACGGTTTCCGCCTGACCTTCCAGGATATCGGCCAGGTTGGCCTGGCCGGCATCGCCATCGACGCGCTGGTGCTGGCGTCCACGTTTGGCCTGGCCATGTTCCTTGGCACCAAGGTGTTCAAGCTGGAACGCAACAGCGCCATCCTGATCGGCGCGGGCAGCTCGATTTGCGGCGCGGCGGCCGTGATGGCGACGGAACCCGTCGTCAAGGGGCGCAGCGAAGATGTGACCGTCGCCGTCTCCACCGTTGTTGTGTTCGGCACTATCGCCATTTTCCTCTACCCATTGCTGTACCAGTTGAACCAAGGCTGGCATCTGCTGGGCGCCACGCCCACCGCGTTTGGCGTGTACATCGGCTCGACCGTGCATGAAGTGGCGCAAGTGGTAGCTGCCGGCAAGTCGATCGGGCAGGAAGCGGCGAATGCGGCCGTGATCGCCAAGATGGTGCGCGTGATGATGCTGGCGCCGTTCCTCGTCATCCTGTCGGCCGTGCTGGCGCGTGGCAAGTCCAAAGGCGGCAACCACGATAAAGCCAGCAAGCTGGCCATTCCCTGGTTCGCCTTCATCTTCATCGGCGTGGTGGCCTTCAATTCGCTGGGCCTGCTGCCAGCGGGCACCGTCGCCACCATTACCGAACTCGATACGGTCCTGCTGGCCATGGCCATGGCGGCCCTGGGCTTGACGACGCATATGTCGGCCATCCGCCGCGCCGGCATCAAGCCGCTGCTGCTGGCCGGCCTGCTGTTCTGCTGGCTGATCGCCGGTGGCGCCGCCATCAACCATGTGGTCGCCAGCCTGTTTGCCTGA
- a CDS encoding c-type cytochrome — MTSTFLFRWFSPLAAAALLLAPVTVAQAAAPAAAAALTGNAEAGKAAFRKCASCHQVGPSARGGFGPKLTGVIGRKAGATTDYKYSAAMKNANIVWTEQNLAGFLKAPSYFIPGNNMRFWGIGNAQQVADLLAYLRTQ, encoded by the coding sequence ATGACATCCACCTTTCTTTTTCGCTGGTTCTCTCCTCTCGCCGCCGCAGCCCTGCTGCTGGCGCCAGTCACCGTTGCGCAGGCTGCAGCTCCGGCCGCTGCGGCCGCCCTCACTGGCAATGCCGAAGCGGGCAAGGCAGCGTTTCGCAAGTGCGCGTCTTGCCATCAGGTGGGGCCATCGGCGCGCGGCGGCTTCGGTCCCAAGCTGACAGGCGTGATCGGCCGCAAAGCGGGAGCCACCACCGACTATAAATACTCGGCGGCCATGAAAAACGCGAATATCGTCTGGACCGAGCAAAACCTGGCCGGCTTCCTGAAAGCCCCCAGCTATTTCATTCCTGGCAATAACATGCGTTTCTGGGGCATCGGCAACGCCCAGCAAGTGGCCGACCTGCTGGCCTATCTGCGCACGCAGTAA
- a CDS encoding immunity 52 family protein has translation MFKRDAANPSIAFRPSVQKIATIIRFLQKTEAFGKNWFLSQETEAESFLYPVFDASGELTTAAEAVLEAEFKDEKFRYLSAWNGELADGEGASMALGFSDSDWPSRTFKISDYGQAARRLGIDGVKELLSIIGGSLRPVLITVARNQYFKKQVFKDRPGAGWMLYLPRVLTVRQVPEARALIPVMAMDEQGEDQQIGTIIVSVTDEPFSDENPEHVRIANAIEIGLVEQDLLPRYVDI, from the coding sequence TTGTTCAAACGCGATGCAGCAAACCCATCCATTGCGTTCCGACCTTCCGTCCAGAAAATCGCGACAATTATCCGCTTCTTGCAAAAAACGGAGGCGTTTGGAAAGAATTGGTTTCTGTCGCAGGAGACAGAAGCAGAGTCGTTTCTGTATCCGGTTTTCGATGCTTCGGGCGAACTCACCACTGCGGCCGAAGCCGTACTCGAGGCCGAGTTCAAGGATGAGAAATTTCGATATCTCAGTGCCTGGAATGGCGAGCTCGCAGACGGTGAGGGAGCAAGTATGGCGCTTGGGTTCAGCGACAGTGACTGGCCCTCCCGGACTTTCAAGATCAGCGATTACGGTCAAGCCGCCAGACGGCTCGGCATTGATGGTGTGAAAGAACTGCTGTCCATTATCGGTGGCTCCCTAAGGCCGGTCTTGATCACGGTTGCACGTAATCAGTATTTTAAAAAACAAGTCTTCAAGGATCGTCCGGGTGCGGGCTGGATGTTGTACTTGCCGCGTGTACTGACGGTCCGGCAAGTACCAGAAGCCCGCGCCTTGATCCCCGTGATGGCGATGGACGAGCAAGGTGAAGACCAGCAGATCGGCACCATCATCGTCAGTGTCACCGACGAGCCTTTTTCTGATGAGAACCCCGAGCACGTCAGGATCGCCAACGCCATTGAGATTGGCTTGGTCGAGCAGGACTTGCTGCCTCGCTATGTCGATATTTAA
- a CDS encoding DUF378 domain-containing protein has product MANIQAGSDGAAKQEMTAKRLNVVDWISMILLIVGGLNWALVGLFDIDIVARILGAMSTASRGVYVLVGLAALYSIYLCVRKLPAKP; this is encoded by the coding sequence ATGGCGAATATCCAGGCAGGATCGGACGGAGCGGCAAAACAGGAAATGACGGCCAAGCGCCTGAATGTGGTCGACTGGATCTCGATGATCCTGTTGATCGTGGGCGGCTTGAACTGGGCGCTGGTGGGCTTGTTTGATATCGACATCGTGGCCCGCATCCTGGGCGCCATGTCGACGGCATCGCGCGGCGTGTACGTGCTGGTGGGGCTGGCTGCGCTGTATTCCATCTATCTGTGCGTGCGCAAGCTGCCAGCCAAGCCCTAG
- a CDS encoding IS1595 family transposase, producing MQPAEWIRFIAQFAQLNRRQRQAGIALLCGNGPHDVTVTLLENATQARLGCPACQSCHLHRHGHAHGLQRYRCVSCGRTFNALTGTPLAHLRHKSLWLDYADCLLDSRSVRQAAQQLGLHRNTTFRWRHRFLSVAKTDRPHCLHGIAEADELYVLESEKGSRQMTRPARRRGGHAHQRGISNEQVCILVARDRTGQTLDFVTGKGALTKAQLHHSLLPVIDKDVLLVTDGHAAYLAFAREAGISHQAVNLRAGIRVRGAAHVQNVNAYHSRLRAWLRPFHGVATRYLPNYLGWRWILDARRIRSSETLLKATLGAFPHLTVT from the coding sequence ATGCAGCCAGCCGAATGGATACGCTTTATCGCGCAGTTTGCGCAGTTGAACCGACGCCAGCGGCAGGCAGGAATAGCCTTGCTGTGTGGCAATGGGCCACACGATGTGACCGTCACGCTGCTTGAAAACGCTACGCAAGCACGCCTGGGCTGTCCCGCCTGCCAATCGTGTCACCTGCACCGGCATGGCCATGCGCACGGCCTGCAGCGCTACCGCTGTGTATCCTGTGGGCGCACATTCAATGCCTTGACGGGCACGCCGCTGGCGCACTTGCGCCATAAATCGCTGTGGCTCGACTATGCGGATTGCCTGCTTGATTCCAGGTCGGTACGCCAGGCCGCTCAGCAGTTGGGACTGCACCGCAACACCACGTTTCGCTGGCGGCACCGTTTTCTCAGCGTAGCAAAGACGGACCGGCCGCATTGTCTGCATGGCATTGCCGAGGCCGATGAACTCTACGTGCTGGAATCAGAAAAGGGATCCAGGCAGATGACGCGTCCGGCGCGCCGCCGTGGCGGCCATGCCCATCAGCGCGGCATTTCCAATGAACAGGTTTGCATCCTGGTGGCGCGCGACCGTACGGGCCAGACCCTCGATTTCGTCACGGGCAAAGGGGCGTTGACGAAGGCACAGCTGCATCATTCCCTGTTACCCGTTATCGACAAGGACGTGCTGCTGGTGACCGACGGTCATGCCGCCTATCTGGCTTTTGCGAGGGAAGCGGGCATCAGCCACCAAGCAGTCAACTTGCGCGCTGGCATCCGTGTGCGAGGGGCCGCCCACGTGCAGAACGTCAATGCCTATCACAGCCGCTTGCGCGCATGGCTACGGCCCTTTCACGGCGTGGCGACGCGCTACCTGCCGAACTACCTGGGCTGGCGCTGGATACTCGACGCCAGGCGCATCCGTTCATCGGAAACGTTATTGAAAGCAACGTTGGGCGCATTCCCACACTTGACGGTGACATAG
- a CDS encoding helix-turn-helix domain-containing protein — translation MENLVSADNDTEQRLAARLKQLRVERGWSLDQLATASQVSRATLSRLENGEVSPTTVVLGKLCAAYGLAMSRLLRMVEDDFPPVLRRAEQSVWTDPDTGFIRRSVSPPSRALAGEALECELGAGVTISYAASPRPGMEHHLLLQEGKLSVTVDGRSHELLAGDCLRYQLHGPSAFMTPPDSGARYFLFLV, via the coding sequence ATGGAAAATTTGGTGAGCGCAGATAACGATACGGAACAGCGTCTGGCGGCGCGCCTGAAACAGTTGCGCGTGGAGCGGGGCTGGTCGCTGGACCAGCTGGCCACCGCCAGCCAAGTCAGCCGCGCCACCCTGTCACGCCTGGAAAATGGCGAGGTCAGCCCGACCACGGTCGTGCTGGGCAAGTTGTGCGCTGCGTATGGCTTGGCCATGTCGCGCCTGTTGCGCATGGTGGAAGACGATTTTCCACCCGTGCTGCGGCGCGCCGAGCAAAGCGTGTGGACGGACCCTGACACCGGCTTTATCCGCCGTTCCGTCTCGCCGCCGTCGCGCGCGCTGGCGGGCGAAGCGCTCGAATGCGAGCTGGGCGCTGGCGTGACGATCAGTTATGCCGCCTCGCCCCGGCCCGGCATGGAACACCATCTGTTGCTGCAGGAAGGCAAGCTGAGCGTGACCGTCGACGGCCGCTCGCACGAGTTACTGGCCGGCGACTGCCTGCGCTACCAGTTGCATGGTCCCAGCGCATTCATGACGCCGCCAGACAGCGGCGCCCGCTATTTTCTTTTTCTTGTCTGA
- a CDS encoding GNAT family N-acetyltransferase, with amino-acid sequence MRVSLRHFSPADIRERLPELGALLRDCVHDGASIGFILPFDTASSQAFWTDNVLPAVTRGVRLLLVAEVEGRLAGAVQLDWDTNPNQAHRAEVRKLLVAPAFRRRGLARQLMQALEAQARLLPRSLLTLDTRSSDHAEPLYLSLGYVVAGSIPGYALAPAGDRLDATTIMYKQL; translated from the coding sequence ATGCGCGTATCGCTACGCCACTTTTCGCCCGCCGATATTCGTGAACGCTTGCCGGAGTTAGGCGCCTTGCTGCGAGACTGCGTGCACGACGGCGCCAGCATCGGTTTTATCTTGCCCTTCGATACGGCGTCCAGCCAGGCATTCTGGACGGATAACGTGTTGCCGGCCGTCACGCGCGGCGTGCGCCTGCTGCTGGTGGCCGAGGTGGAAGGGAGGTTGGCGGGCGCAGTGCAGCTGGACTGGGATACCAATCCCAACCAGGCGCACCGGGCCGAAGTACGCAAATTGCTGGTCGCGCCCGCTTTCCGTCGGCGCGGCCTTGCGCGCCAGCTGATGCAGGCGCTGGAAGCACAGGCGCGCCTCTTGCCGCGCAGCCTGCTGACCCTGGACACGCGCAGCAGCGACCATGCGGAACCGCTGTACTTGTCGCTCGGCTATGTGGTGGCCGGCAGCATCCCCGGCTATGCGCTGGCGCCGGCCGGCGACCGGCTGGACGCCACCACCATCATGTACAAGCAGCTATAA
- a CDS encoding phytase, producing MKKTVLCSALLAAFCLSATAQAAPVQTVPSFTQEAEELARLPGGGWLLLDKHGLRLFNASGQEQDRIAVRAKQLDTRIDGGKVLAVFLEADTQRPLPVTVDVQAGKLVKLAPFPVPTFSVEASCLYRDAQQLDHLFLIGKDGQAEQWVMQGEQRQLVRKLALPPHAKHCRVDDGAQRLLVSESNMGVWGYDAESEGMGKREVVALRKPYGQLDGGAGALAVLPGGVAVLDGKAEKLHLFTHQGSQWTAQPAQTVALNVRKGDSQLALDKESLLLRGKNGWQARPLKWTGKVETQPAVAIIAPQAQTEPMARQGDAADDPAIWLSSNPANARILGTNKKQGLLVYDLQGKQTQLLEVGRLNNVDVRQNISLGGSKVDLAVATQRDDNSMMLFTINADGVVAEAGRFPTGLKSIYGMCLYQPASGGVQAFINDKDGTFQQYSIGLEGNKFSATLLRSFKVATQPEGCVADDANGRLFLGEETRGIWTTSADAAKPDTLSMVLPVGANLTADVEGMAIYRKPGGKADSGYLIVSSQGDSSYVVLDAQAPYKVRGRFKVGFNLPAGIDGTSETDGLDVTSANLGGAYAQGMLVIQDGYKRLPDGPQNFKYVAWGDVAKALKLE from the coding sequence ATGAAAAAAACCGTACTCTGCAGCGCTTTGCTGGCTGCCTTCTGCCTCTCGGCCACGGCGCAAGCCGCGCCTGTCCAGACTGTTCCTTCCTTCACGCAGGAAGCGGAAGAACTGGCGCGTCTGCCCGGCGGCGGCTGGCTGCTTCTCGACAAGCATGGCTTGCGCTTGTTCAATGCAAGCGGCCAGGAACAGGACCGCATCGCCGTGCGCGCCAAGCAGCTCGACACGCGCATCGATGGCGGCAAGGTGCTGGCCGTGTTCCTGGAAGCGGACACGCAGCGCCCGCTTCCCGTGACTGTCGACGTGCAGGCTGGCAAGCTGGTCAAGCTAGCGCCGTTTCCCGTCCCCACCTTTTCCGTGGAAGCGTCGTGTTTGTACCGCGACGCCCAGCAACTCGACCATCTGTTCCTGATCGGAAAGGATGGCCAGGCGGAACAGTGGGTGATGCAGGGTGAGCAGCGCCAGCTGGTGCGCAAGCTGGCCTTGCCGCCGCACGCCAAGCATTGCCGGGTCGACGATGGCGCTCAGCGCCTGCTGGTGAGCGAGTCCAACATGGGCGTGTGGGGGTATGACGCCGAATCCGAAGGCATGGGCAAGCGCGAAGTGGTGGCCCTGCGCAAGCCGTATGGCCAACTGGACGGAGGCGCCGGCGCGCTGGCCGTGCTGCCCGGTGGCGTGGCCGTGCTCGACGGCAAGGCGGAAAAACTGCACCTGTTCACCCATCAGGGAAGTCAATGGACGGCGCAGCCGGCCCAAACCGTGGCCTTGAACGTGCGCAAGGGTGACAGCCAGCTTGCGCTGGACAAGGAATCGCTACTGCTTCGCGGCAAGAACGGTTGGCAAGCGCGGCCCTTGAAATGGACGGGCAAGGTGGAAACGCAGCCTGCGGTGGCCATCATCGCCCCGCAAGCGCAAACGGAGCCGATGGCGCGCCAGGGCGACGCGGCCGATGATCCGGCCATCTGGCTGTCCAGCAACCCCGCCAATGCGCGCATCCTCGGCACCAACAAGAAGCAGGGACTGCTCGTCTACGACCTACAAGGCAAGCAGACGCAGCTGCTGGAAGTGGGCCGCCTGAACAACGTCGACGTGCGGCAGAACATCAGTTTGGGTGGCAGCAAGGTCGACCTGGCCGTGGCCACCCAGCGCGACGACAACAGCATGATGTTGTTCACCATCAATGCCGATGGCGTCGTGGCGGAAGCGGGCCGTTTTCCGACCGGCCTGAAAAGCATCTACGGCATGTGCTTGTACCAACCGGCCAGCGGCGGCGTGCAAGCGTTCATCAACGACAAGGACGGCACCTTCCAGCAATACAGCATCGGCCTGGAAGGCAACAAGTTCAGCGCCACCCTCTTGCGCAGCTTCAAGGTCGCCACCCAACCGGAAGGCTGCGTGGCCGACGACGCCAACGGCAGATTGTTCCTGGGCGAGGAAACGCGCGGCATCTGGACCACCTCGGCCGACGCCGCCAAGCCGGATACACTCTCCATGGTCTTGCCCGTGGGAGCGAACCTGACGGCCGATGTGGAAGGCATGGCCATCTACCGCAAACCGGGCGGCAAGGCTGATTCTGGCTACCTGATCGTCTCCAGCCAGGGCGACAGCAGCTACGTGGTGCTCGACGCCCAAGCGCCGTACAAGGTGCGCGGCCGCTTCAAGGTAGGCTTCAACCTGCCCGCCGGCATCGACGGCACCTCGGAAACGGATGGCCTGGACGTGACTTCCGCCAACCTGGGCGGCGCGTATGCGCAAGGCATGCTGGTGATCCAGGACGGCTACAAGCGCTTGCCCGATGGACCGCAGAACTTCAAGTATGTGGCGTGGGGGGATGTGGCGAAGGCCTTGAAGCTGGAGTAA
- a CDS encoding methyl-accepting chemotaxis protein: MNISNIRIGVRLTTGFLLASLLLAVVVIISTWQLSAVSGEIDSSVNQRYARIAQLQATRNSTQEQPGLRELDQQIATQSAQMRSAAEAAMARAHDTSVLIIVLGLVGGVLSLATAWFISSGIVRPLRHAVKVARKVAGGDLSEHIRVDSSDEVGQLLQALKDMNASLITIVGEVRGGTHDIAGASGEIAAGNLDLSQRTQAQASSLERTAASMDELTGTVKQNADNARQANQLAQSAAAVAGKGGTVVAQVVDTMSSINASSKKIVDIIGVIDAIAFQTNILALNAAVEAARAGEQGRGFAVVAAEVRTLAQRSANAAKEIKQLIGDSVERVDAGARLVDTAGATMREIVASVHRVTDIMGEISMASGEQLSGIEQVNAAIVQMEQVTQQNAALVEQASTAAASMQQRATLLSGTVDIFKLSRDQAPAQAANGISLVAAQTTHAVTAPASRPAVGVRARLKA, encoded by the coding sequence ATGAATATTTCAAACATACGTATCGGTGTGCGCCTGACCACAGGCTTTTTGCTCGCATCGCTTTTACTGGCCGTGGTGGTGATCATCAGCACTTGGCAGCTGTCGGCCGTGAGCGGGGAAATCGACAGCAGCGTGAACCAGCGCTATGCGCGCATCGCGCAATTGCAGGCCACGCGCAACAGCACGCAGGAACAGCCTGGCCTGCGCGAACTCGACCAGCAGATCGCCACGCAATCGGCGCAGATGCGCTCAGCGGCCGAGGCGGCCATGGCCCGCGCGCACGATACCAGCGTGCTGATCATTGTGCTGGGCCTGGTCGGCGGCGTGCTGAGCCTGGCGACGGCCTGGTTCATCAGCAGCGGCATCGTGCGGCCCTTGCGGCATGCCGTCAAAGTGGCGCGCAAGGTGGCTGGCGGCGACTTGAGCGAACATATCCGCGTCGATTCCAGCGATGAAGTAGGACAACTGCTGCAAGCGCTGAAAGACATGAATGCCAGCTTGATCACCATCGTGGGCGAGGTGCGCGGCGGCACGCACGACATCGCGGGCGCTTCGGGCGAAATCGCCGCCGGCAACCTGGACTTGTCGCAGCGCACGCAGGCACAAGCTAGTTCGCTGGAGCGCACGGCCGCCTCGATGGACGAGCTGACGGGCACCGTCAAGCAAAATGCCGATAACGCACGGCAAGCCAATCAGCTGGCGCAATCGGCCGCGGCCGTGGCCGGCAAAGGGGGCACGGTGGTGGCGCAAGTGGTCGATACCATGAGCTCGATCAACGCTTCGTCGAAAAAGATCGTTGACATCATCGGTGTCATCGACGCGATCGCCTTCCAGACGAATATCCTCGCCTTGAACGCGGCCGTGGAAGCCGCGCGTGCCGGAGAACAGGGGCGCGGCTTTGCCGTCGTGGCCGCTGAGGTCCGTACCCTGGCGCAACGCTCGGCCAATGCGGCCAAGGAAATCAAGCAGCTGATCGGCGACTCCGTCGAGCGGGTCGACGCGGGCGCGCGCCTGGTCGATACGGCTGGCGCCACCATGCGCGAGATCGTGGCCAGCGTGCACCGCGTCACGGACATCATGGGCGAAATCAGCATGGCCAGCGGCGAACAATTGTCTGGCATCGAACAAGTCAATGCCGCCATCGTGCAGATGGAACAGGTAACGCAACAAAACGCGGCACTGGTGGAGCAGGCGTCAACGGCGGCGGCCAGCATGCAACAGCGCGCCACCTTGTTGTCGGGCACGGTGGACATCTTCAAGCTGAGTCGTGACCAGGCACCCGCCCAAGCCGCGAACGGCATCAGCCTGGTGGCCGCACAGACCACTCACGCTGTCACAGCGCCGGCAAGCCGGCCTGCCGTAGGTGTTAGAGCGCGGCTGAAAGCCTGA
- a CDS encoding EamA family transporter gives MTSPASTSSLPDSILLPSLAVLGGQISVNLGAAIAKNLFPVIGVEGITAYRVGFSALILLAIFRPWRYRLTRKDVLNLLVYGSVLGLMNLLIYRAFALIPIGIAVAIEVTGPLAVAMLSSRRPRDLLAVACAVFGLYLLLPLQGSPGSLDPVGVAYALGAALCWALYIIFGKRASTLQGGQAVAWGMTVAAMVTVPIGVAYSGTALLAPSIALMGLAIAMLSSALPYSLEIFALRRLPQGVFGMFSSAAPAVSALAAMAVLGELLSLTQWLAIACIVFASAMAALGAQGGKR, from the coding sequence ATGACCTCCCCCGCCTCGACCTCTTCCCTCCCCGACAGCATTTTGCTCCCTTCCCTGGCCGTATTGGGAGGCCAGATTTCCGTCAATCTAGGGGCGGCGATTGCGAAGAATCTGTTTCCGGTCATTGGCGTGGAAGGGATTACGGCGTATCGGGTGGGGTTTTCGGCGCTGATCCTGCTGGCGATCTTCCGCCCGTGGCGCTATCGCCTGACGCGCAAGGATGTGCTGAATTTGCTGGTCTACGGTTCCGTGCTGGGCTTGATGAACTTGCTGATTTACCGGGCGTTTGCGCTGATACCGATTGGCATCGCGGTCGCCATCGAGGTGACGGGGCCGCTGGCTGTGGCCATGCTGTCGTCGCGCCGGCCCCGCGATTTGCTGGCCGTGGCCTGCGCCGTGTTCGGCTTGTATTTGCTGTTGCCCCTGCAAGGCAGCCCAGGCAGCCTGGATCCCGTCGGCGTGGCCTACGCGCTGGGGGCAGCGCTGTGCTGGGCGCTGTACATCATCTTTGGCAAGCGCGCCTCGACCTTGCAAGGTGGGCAAGCCGTGGCCTGGGGCATGACGGTGGCGGCCATGGTGACGGTGCCCATCGGTGTCGCGTATTCGGGCACGGCCTTGCTGGCACCATCGATTGCCTTGATGGGCCTGGCCATTGCCATGCTGTCCAGCGCCCTGCCGTATTCGCTGGAAATCTTTGCCCTGCGCCGCTTGCCGCAAGGCGTATTCGGCATGTTCAGCAGCGCGGCGCCGGCCGTCAGCGCGCTGGCTGCCATGGCGGTGCTGGGAGAATTGCTGAGCCTGACCCAGTGGCTGGCCATTGCCTGCATCGTGTTTGCGTCGGCCATGGCGGCACTGGGTGCCCAAGGTGGCAAGCGCTAG
- a CDS encoding LysR family transcriptional regulator, with protein sequence MALTLRQLQIFLAVADTGSTSAAGEQIALSQSATSAALNELETLLGAQLFDRVGKRLLLNDNGRLLLPQARQMRDGAASIERQFAGADPSVPVSLQIGASTTIGIYLLPQILAQAAQQYGRSIPQVTIANTADIAAAVAEFRVDIGLIEGPCHEAGLLVEPWLTDQMLIVAAPTHPLAQLRHLLSFTELNQAGWLLREAGSGTREAVEQALVPYLHYLRAAGEFSNSEAIKYGAAAGLGIACLSRVVVADLLASGQLVELETMLPPLERNFYLIRQSKKILSPRLAGFLELCRHASRMA encoded by the coding sequence ATGGCGTTGACCTTGCGGCAACTGCAGATTTTCCTCGCCGTGGCGGACACGGGCAGTACCAGTGCGGCCGGCGAGCAGATTGCGCTATCGCAATCGGCTACCAGCGCGGCCCTGAATGAACTGGAAACCTTGCTGGGTGCGCAACTGTTTGACCGGGTGGGCAAGCGATTGCTGCTCAATGACAATGGCCGTTTGCTGTTGCCCCAGGCGCGGCAGATGCGCGACGGGGCCGCCAGCATCGAGCGCCAGTTCGCGGGCGCCGACCCGTCCGTGCCCGTCAGCCTGCAAATCGGCGCCAGCACAACGATAGGCATCTATCTGTTGCCGCAGATTCTGGCGCAGGCGGCGCAGCAATACGGGCGCAGCATCCCGCAAGTGACGATTGCCAATACAGCCGACATCGCGGCCGCCGTGGCCGAGTTCCGTGTCGATATCGGCCTGATCGAAGGGCCATGCCACGAAGCGGGCCTGCTGGTAGAGCCGTGGCTGACGGATCAGATGCTGATCGTGGCCGCACCCACGCATCCGCTGGCGCAGCTGCGCCATCTGCTCAGCTTTACGGAACTGAACCAGGCGGGCTGGCTGCTGCGCGAAGCGGGCTCGGGCACACGCGAAGCCGTGGAGCAAGCCTTGGTGCCATATCTGCACTATCTGCGCGCCGCAGGCGAATTCAGCAACTCAGAAGCCATCAAATATGGCGCCGCGGCGGGGCTGGGCATCGCCTGCCTGTCGCGCGTCGTCGTGGCCGATCTGCTGGCCAGTGGCCAACTGGTGGAACTGGAGACCATGCTGCCGCCATTGGAGCGCAACTTTTATCTGATCCGCCAGTCCAAGAAGATACTCTCGCCGCGCCTGGCCGGTTTTCTGGAACTGTGCCGCCACGCGTCGCGTATGGCTTGA
- a CDS encoding LysE family translocator, which produces MHLSNWLLFCSVALLVTFSPGPAVLLAISNAIAVGPRRAMISSMGNGFGLFIISGVAMAGMGVVLATSATAFMLLKLAGALYLVYLGIKQWRSRTSVVADAPVVAGAANPNSFWKLFRQGLTVALTNPKAILFFSALFPQFITPGEPVAIQFTVLTTSFVACAMLAHLFYANLARLLKTQLATPGRAKLFNRITGGAFVLLGLSLLRLRSKAA; this is translated from the coding sequence ATGCATCTCTCGAACTGGCTGCTTTTCTGCAGCGTCGCCCTGCTCGTCACGTTTTCTCCCGGCCCGGCCGTCTTGCTGGCTATCTCGAATGCTATCGCCGTCGGCCCCCGCCGCGCGATGATCAGCAGCATGGGCAATGGTTTTGGCCTGTTCATCATTTCCGGCGTGGCCATGGCCGGCATGGGCGTCGTGCTGGCCACTTCGGCCACGGCCTTCATGCTGCTGAAACTGGCTGGCGCCCTGTACCTGGTGTACCTGGGCATCAAGCAATGGCGCAGCAGGACCAGCGTCGTGGCCGATGCGCCCGTGGTGGCCGGCGCGGCGAATCCTAATTCGTTCTGGAAACTGTTCCGCCAGGGCTTGACGGTGGCGCTGACCAATCCGAAAGCCATCCTGTTCTTCTCGGCACTGTTCCCGCAATTCATCACCCCGGGCGAACCGGTGGCCATCCAGTTCACCGTGCTGACGACCTCGTTTGTCGCCTGCGCAATGCTGGCCCACTTGTTCTATGCCAACCTGGCGCGCCTGCTGAAAACCCAGCTGGCCACGCCGGGCCGGGCCAAGCTGTTCAACCGCATCACGGGCGGCGCCTTCGTCTTGCTGGGCCTGAGCCTGCTGCGCCTGCGCAGCAAGGCCGCGTAA